One Kitasatospora sp. MAP12-44 DNA segment encodes these proteins:
- the paaK gene encoding phenylacetate--CoA ligase PaaK codes for MSSSEPKWQASPRARLGEPLPAELLDDAERMSRAELRDLQLARLQASLRHAYDHVELYRRKFDEAGVTPADCRSLADVARFPFTTKADLRDTYPFGMFAVPMDQVRRLHASSGTTGRPVVVGYTDRDLSMWADVVARSIRAAGGRPGHKVHISYGYGLFTGGLGAHYGAERAGCLVIPASGGMTARQVQIIRDFEPEIIMITPSYLLTLLDEFERQGVDPRSTSLRVGIFGAEPWTEEMRREIEERMDIHAVDIYGLSEVIGPGVAQECVETKDGLHVWEDHFYPEVVDPITGEALADGDGGELVFTSLTKEALPIIRYRTRDLTRLLPGTARPAFRRIEKITGRCDDMIILRGVNLFPSQIEEIVLRTPGVAPHFQIQLTRRGRMDHLTVQVEARSAALGPEQREAAARAIGRGVKDSVGVSVEVAIVDPETLERSVGKIRRVRDLREQ; via the coding sequence ATGAGCAGCAGTGAACCGAAGTGGCAGGCGTCCCCGCGAGCCCGCCTGGGGGAGCCCCTGCCCGCGGAGCTGCTCGACGACGCCGAGCGGATGTCCCGCGCGGAGCTCCGGGATCTCCAACTCGCCCGCCTCCAGGCGTCCCTGCGGCACGCGTACGACCACGTCGAGCTGTACCGCAGGAAGTTCGACGAGGCCGGGGTCACGCCCGCCGACTGCCGCAGCCTGGCGGACGTGGCCAGGTTCCCCTTCACCACCAAGGCCGACCTGCGCGACACCTACCCCTTCGGCATGTTCGCCGTGCCCATGGACCAGGTCCGGCGCTTGCACGCCTCCAGCGGCACCACGGGACGTCCCGTAGTGGTCGGCTACACCGACCGCGACCTCTCGATGTGGGCCGACGTGGTCGCCCGCTCGATCCGCGCCGCCGGCGGCCGCCCCGGGCACAAGGTGCACATCAGTTACGGCTACGGGCTGTTCACCGGCGGCCTCGGCGCCCACTACGGCGCCGAGCGGGCCGGCTGCCTGGTGATCCCCGCCTCGGGCGGCATGACCGCACGCCAGGTGCAGATCATCCGGGACTTCGAGCCCGAGATCATCATGATCACCCCCTCCTATCTGCTCACCCTGCTCGACGAGTTCGAGCGCCAGGGCGTCGACCCGCGCTCGACCTCGCTGAGGGTCGGCATCTTCGGTGCCGAGCCCTGGACCGAGGAGATGCGCCGTGAGATCGAGGAGCGGATGGACATCCACGCGGTGGACATCTACGGCCTGTCCGAGGTGATCGGCCCCGGCGTCGCCCAGGAGTGCGTGGAGACCAAGGACGGCCTGCACGTCTGGGAGGACCACTTCTACCCCGAGGTCGTCGACCCGATCACGGGCGAGGCGCTGGCCGACGGTGACGGTGGTGAACTGGTGTTCACCTCGCTCACCAAGGAGGCGCTGCCGATCATCCGCTACCGGACCCGCGACCTGACCCGCTTGCTGCCGGGCACCGCCAGGCCCGCCTTCCGCCGGATCGAGAAGATCACCGGCCGCTGCGACGACATGATCATCCTGCGCGGGGTGAACCTCTTCCCCAGCCAGATCGAGGAGATCGTGCTGCGCACCCCCGGCGTCGCGCCGCACTTCCAGATCCAGCTGACCCGACGCGGCCGGATGGACCACCTGACGGTCCAGGTCGAGGCGCGCTCCGCGGCGCTCGGGCCCGAGCAGCGCGAGGCCGCCGCCCGGGCGATCGGCAGGGGCGTCAAGGACAGCGTCGGGGTGAGCGTCGAGGTCGCGATCGTCGACCCCGAGACACTGGAACGCTCAGTCGGCAAGATCCGCCGGGTCAGGGACCTGCGCGAGCAGTGA
- a CDS encoding flavin reductase family protein has protein sequence MRHHAKGVAVITAGQESPVGFCATSLASISLDPPLLSFTVGLHSASWATVQSAPHVMVHLLAQDQEELARRFAEPGSAKFGPRTAWHRGVLGLPVLDGVLAWLALAPISRLPVQDHALVIGRVVEAGQIGDGGGGPLIHHGGRFSQLAT, from the coding sequence ATGCGCCACCACGCCAAGGGCGTCGCCGTCATCACCGCCGGCCAGGAGTCGCCCGTCGGCTTCTGCGCCACCTCGCTGGCCTCGATCTCGCTCGACCCGCCGTTGCTCTCGTTCACCGTCGGCCTGCACTCGGCGTCCTGGGCGACCGTGCAGAGCGCGCCGCACGTCATGGTCCACCTGCTCGCGCAGGACCAGGAGGAGCTGGCGCGCAGGTTCGCCGAGCCGGGCAGCGCGAAGTTCGGGCCCCGGACGGCATGGCACCGCGGCGTCCTGGGCCTGCCGGTGCTCGACGGCGTCCTCGCCTGGCTGGCTCTCGCGCCGATCAGTCGCCTGCCGGTGCAGGATCACGCGCTGGTCATCGGCCGGGTGGTCGAGGCGGGTCAGATCGGGGACGGCGGCGGTGGACCGCTGATCCATCATGGGGGCCGGTTCTCCCAGCTGGCCACGTGA
- a CDS encoding tetratricopeptide repeat protein: MTSSPTRHYWAAAPARAHADTPAGRLPAAPTPHVEVRCHRRLRGPYTGGGDLLRRVVPELAQRDADLVAARAIEIIALAPDLAPLVPIAPQTLTNLASRAERTRFYPVARTLRIAHGVAELLTDWARLCHPGGVVVAFRELADADPTDSELVGVLLRRCDPRVLTVLVESEGEVDDDALAQALAGHTDRVASPRQAPAERTEPTADADLAQLFVDSDGTSGDPELRAAYAELPADERARRHSERAARLAALDEPAVKLGALLYHLEHGTDPAGVGGEAFIEAADVCFDGGFYEAALEISLRGRLLFGAERPRHYWNLTAKVGACLSYLRRGEKGFDYFAELRAGTIDPEIHMSSCYMMAMLYTRHLPKGMHDENRALEWVNTAIALADRHPEPHRRVFVGAFMRNAKALVELHRGDLEGALALVNEAIAMTDADLGPGEQLLHRSVLVYNRAQILAARGEHDGSLADYDLVISRDPDYGDYYFERAGERRAAGQYAEALADYAEAIRLSPPFHEAYFNRADLLRELGEEEAALRDLDHAVLLDPVHVDSYVNRADLLMALGELERAGADVEVGLGLDAKNANLLSAQGSLLAEAGDVDAAFASFTAALEQDPGFVAAWANRAVLAYSAGRAAQAVDDLDHAIALDDDAALRANRALALQDLGEHRRALADLDIAVAELAEEDPDLLYRRGASRHALADVEGARSDWRAHLAAYGPGEKSPFLAQLTLDGAGLLDEAGAPEGVA, from the coding sequence ATGACCTCGTCCCCGACCCGCCACTACTGGGCCGCCGCCCCCGCCCGGGCCCACGCCGACACCCCCGCCGGCCGGCTCCCAGCCGCGCCCACGCCCCACGTCGAGGTGCGCTGTCACCGCCGGCTGCGCGGACCGTACACCGGCGGCGGGGACCTGCTGCGCCGCGTCGTACCCGAACTGGCCCAGCGCGACGCCGACTTGGTGGCGGCCCGGGCCATCGAGATCATCGCCCTCGCACCGGACCTCGCCCCGCTGGTCCCGATCGCGCCGCAGACGCTCACCAACCTCGCCAGCCGCGCCGAGCGCACCCGCTTCTACCCGGTGGCCCGCACCCTGCGCATCGCGCACGGCGTCGCCGAGCTGCTGACGGACTGGGCCCGGCTGTGCCACCCGGGCGGCGTGGTCGTCGCGTTCCGCGAGCTGGCGGACGCCGACCCCACCGACAGCGAGCTGGTGGGCGTGCTGCTGCGCCGGTGCGACCCACGCGTGCTGACCGTGCTGGTGGAGAGCGAGGGCGAGGTGGACGACGACGCCCTCGCCCAGGCGCTGGCCGGCCACACGGACCGGGTGGCGAGCCCGCGCCAGGCCCCGGCCGAACGGACCGAACCGACCGCCGACGCCGACCTCGCGCAGCTGTTCGTCGACTCCGACGGCACCAGCGGGGACCCGGAGCTCCGGGCCGCCTACGCCGAGCTGCCGGCCGACGAGCGGGCCCGTCGGCACAGCGAGCGCGCGGCCCGGCTGGCCGCCCTGGACGAACCGGCCGTCAAGCTGGGGGCGCTGCTGTACCACCTGGAGCACGGCACGGACCCGGCCGGGGTCGGCGGGGAGGCCTTCATCGAGGCCGCCGACGTCTGCTTCGACGGGGGCTTCTACGAGGCGGCGCTGGAGATCTCGCTGCGCGGCCGGCTGCTGTTCGGCGCCGAGCGGCCCCGGCACTACTGGAACCTCACCGCCAAGGTCGGGGCCTGCCTGTCCTACCTGCGGCGCGGCGAGAAGGGCTTCGACTACTTCGCCGAACTGCGCGCGGGCACCATCGACCCCGAGATCCACATGAGCAGCTGCTACATGATGGCGATGCTCTACACCCGCCACCTGCCCAAGGGCATGCACGACGAGAACCGGGCGCTGGAGTGGGTCAACACCGCGATAGCGCTGGCCGACCGCCACCCGGAACCGCACCGGCGCGTCTTCGTCGGCGCGTTCATGCGCAACGCGAAGGCCTTGGTCGAGCTGCACCGCGGCGACCTGGAAGGCGCTCTGGCACTGGTGAACGAGGCGATCGCGATGACCGACGCCGACCTCGGTCCGGGTGAGCAACTCCTGCACCGCAGCGTGCTGGTGTACAACCGGGCGCAGATCCTGGCCGCCCGGGGCGAGCACGACGGCTCACTGGCGGACTACGACCTGGTGATCAGTCGCGACCCGGACTACGGCGACTACTACTTCGAGCGGGCCGGCGAGCGCCGCGCGGCCGGCCAGTACGCCGAGGCGCTGGCGGACTACGCCGAGGCGATCCGGCTGAGCCCGCCGTTCCATGAGGCGTACTTCAACCGGGCCGACCTGCTGCGGGAGTTGGGGGAGGAGGAGGCCGCCCTGCGGGACCTGGACCACGCCGTGCTGCTCGATCCCGTCCACGTCGACTCGTACGTCAACCGGGCCGACCTGCTGATGGCGCTCGGCGAGCTGGAGCGGGCCGGTGCCGACGTCGAGGTGGGCCTGGGGCTGGATGCGAAGAACGCGAACCTGCTCTCCGCCCAGGGCTCGCTGCTCGCCGAGGCCGGCGACGTGGACGCCGCGTTCGCGAGCTTCACCGCGGCGCTGGAGCAGGACCCGGGCTTCGTGGCGGCCTGGGCGAACCGGGCCGTGCTGGCGTACTCCGCCGGCCGGGCGGCGCAGGCGGTCGACGACCTCGACCACGCGATCGCGCTCGACGACGACGCCGCCCTGCGGGCCAACCGCGCGCTCGCGCTGCAGGACCTCGGGGAGCACCGCCGGGCGCTGGCGGACCTCGACATCGCGGTCGCCGAGCTGGCCGAGGAGGATCCCGACCTGCTCTACCGCCGCGGGGCCAGCCGCCACGCGCTGGCGGACGTCGAGGGTGCCCGCTCCGACTGGCGCGCCCACCTGGCGGCGTACGGTCCCGGCGAGAAGTCGCCGTTCCTGGCACAGCTCACGCTGGACGGTGCCGGCCTGCTCGACGAAGCCGGTGCGCCGGAGGGTGTGGCGTGA
- a CDS encoding AAA family ATPase: MTESAPFVGRSEEQTAVALAYARAAGGRAQVLLVSGEAGLGKTRLIEELAVLVSATTGAAQLRIGESVPLSGTTLAYGPFVAALRDRADWLFADDGAADLLTARQRLFERMLGLLGELSSQSPLVLVLEDLHWADESTRELLAFLAVRLREQRVMIVATIREEDLSRDARRWLAELARRPRVTRLRLVGLADAEVADLVGALLPPDADQARLAAVVSAAGGNPLYAQELVRAGPHWPPASIAEVVLARVAGVEPPVREVIDQISVTDSGMSHELLAATVPLPEPVLLAATRQAVALRLLVAIGDGYALPHALTRQILYTDLLPGERRRLHRRFAGALAEREGSDPALLARHWQLADCPDRAAAAALVAARLAVAARAYPEADRLYALVVELAQWLAQWGPGVWEEAAYAASLAGDPGRATGYVARALADLASDVSSAPRETAAGSGDARVCGRARLLERLGRYQWESGDPRAAVAATEQAVALLDDVPPCALQARVLAATATGHMLLGEPDQALPLTQRALLVAEQVGAVSEHAHALTTLGILRAQRGELVAGLDALRAAFALAHRAGNVEDVVRAASSHMYLLCTAGRFTEALDVARDGRRAARSLGAPPTLTAVLDNNTAAVLVATGRWTEADHLLAGLVGESAPNVTRYLHLLQMELAVARDERQRAGELAAALAGSPDDPRLIGPLHACLAEQALSAGDLTLAAEEVLRGLAVLSKGTLPEEEIRLLADGSRVAADLALLPDPMRPRDLAIGWGPAADTFTDRARAIVDQHGTEPLVAALGALVHAERARQDRTDDRATWRAVADSWQVADQPYREAYARYREAETAIRAGRRDQAERALAACAGLARHLAARPLLRLAHHLAERGRLTDHTGSTGPPDAVRARFDLTERESQVLALLSNGESNRQIARSLFISDRTVAVHVSHILDKLGVRNRTEAALVHSSPRLTKERDVQHQQ; the protein is encoded by the coding sequence ATGACTGAGTCGGCACCCTTCGTCGGACGATCCGAAGAGCAGACCGCCGTGGCCCTCGCCTATGCACGGGCCGCCGGTGGCCGGGCCCAGGTTCTGCTGGTCAGCGGTGAGGCCGGCCTCGGAAAGACCCGGCTGATCGAGGAGTTGGCCGTGCTGGTCAGTGCCACCACCGGCGCTGCCCAACTGCGGATCGGCGAGTCCGTGCCGCTGAGCGGAACGACCCTGGCGTACGGGCCGTTCGTGGCGGCACTGCGTGACCGGGCCGACTGGCTCTTCGCCGACGACGGCGCGGCCGATCTGCTCACCGCGCGCCAGCGCCTGTTCGAGCGGATGCTCGGCCTGCTCGGCGAACTTTCCTCACAGTCGCCGCTGGTGCTGGTCCTGGAGGACCTGCACTGGGCCGACGAGTCCACCCGCGAACTGCTCGCCTTCCTCGCGGTCCGGCTGCGCGAGCAGCGGGTGATGATCGTCGCCACGATCCGTGAGGAGGACCTGAGCCGCGACGCCCGGCGCTGGCTCGCCGAACTGGCGCGACGCCCCAGGGTGACCCGGCTGCGCCTTGTCGGCCTCGCCGACGCCGAAGTCGCCGACCTGGTCGGCGCGTTGCTGCCGCCCGACGCCGACCAGGCCCGGCTGGCGGCCGTCGTCTCGGCCGCCGGCGGGAACCCGCTCTACGCCCAGGAACTCGTCCGGGCCGGCCCGCACTGGCCGCCGGCCTCGATCGCCGAGGTCGTGCTGGCCCGGGTGGCCGGTGTCGAGCCGCCGGTCCGGGAGGTGATCGACCAGATCTCGGTGACGGACAGCGGGATGTCGCACGAACTCCTCGCGGCGACCGTGCCGTTACCCGAGCCCGTGCTGCTGGCCGCCACCCGGCAGGCGGTGGCGCTGCGGCTGCTCGTCGCGATCGGCGACGGCTACGCCCTCCCGCACGCACTGACCCGGCAGATCCTCTACACCGACCTGCTACCGGGCGAACGCCGCCGCCTGCACCGGCGGTTCGCCGGCGCGCTCGCCGAGCGGGAGGGGTCCGACCCGGCGCTCCTGGCCCGGCACTGGCAGTTGGCCGACTGCCCGGACCGGGCCGCAGCCGCGGCGCTGGTGGCGGCGCGGCTGGCCGTCGCGGCGCGCGCCTATCCCGAGGCCGACCGACTGTACGCACTGGTCGTGGAGTTGGCGCAGTGGCTGGCCCAGTGGGGGCCAGGGGTGTGGGAGGAGGCGGCCTACGCGGCGAGCCTCGCCGGCGATCCGGGGCGGGCCACCGGGTACGTCGCGCGCGCGCTCGCCGACCTGGCCTCTGACGTATCGTCAGCTCCGCGGGAGACCGCTGCCGGCAGCGGGGACGCCCGGGTCTGCGGCCGGGCCCGTCTCCTCGAACGCCTCGGGCGCTACCAGTGGGAGTCCGGCGACCCCCGGGCCGCCGTAGCGGCCACCGAGCAGGCGGTGGCGCTGCTGGACGACGTCCCGCCCTGCGCGCTGCAGGCCCGGGTGCTGGCCGCGACCGCCACCGGACACATGCTGCTCGGCGAGCCCGACCAGGCGCTGCCGCTGACGCAACGGGCGCTCCTGGTGGCCGAACAGGTCGGCGCGGTCTCCGAGCACGCCCACGCCCTCACCACGCTCGGCATCCTGCGTGCCCAACGCGGCGAGCTGGTGGCCGGACTCGACGCCCTGCGCGCCGCGTTCGCCCTGGCCCACCGCGCCGGCAACGTCGAGGACGTGGTGCGCGCCGCCAGCAGCCACATGTACCTGCTCTGCACGGCCGGCCGCTTCACCGAGGCACTCGACGTGGCCCGCGACGGCCGGCGGGCGGCGCGCAGCCTGGGCGCCCCACCCACGCTCACCGCCGTCCTGGACAACAACACCGCCGCGGTCCTGGTCGCCACCGGGCGCTGGACCGAGGCCGACCACCTGTTGGCCGGACTGGTCGGCGAGTCCGCCCCGAACGTCACACGGTATCTGCACCTCCTGCAAATGGAGTTGGCCGTCGCCCGGGACGAAAGGCAACGCGCCGGGGAACTGGCCGCCGCGCTGGCCGGCTCCCCCGACGATCCCCGACTCATCGGCCCGTTGCACGCCTGCCTCGCCGAACAGGCACTCAGCGCGGGCGACCTGACGCTGGCGGCCGAGGAGGTGCTGCGCGGACTGGCCGTCCTGAGCAAGGGCACGCTGCCCGAGGAGGAGATCCGGCTGCTCGCGGACGGCAGCCGCGTCGCCGCCGACCTCGCCCTGCTGCCCGACCCGATGCGCCCGCGCGACCTGGCCATCGGCTGGGGTCCGGCCGCCGACACCTTCACCGACCGCGCGCGGGCCATCGTCGACCAGCACGGCACCGAACCGCTGGTGGCCGCCCTCGGCGCCCTGGTCCACGCCGAACGCGCCCGCCAGGACCGGACGGACGACCGGGCGACCTGGCGCGCCGTGGCCGACTCCTGGCAGGTCGCCGACCAGCCCTACCGCGAGGCGTACGCGCGCTACCGCGAAGCCGAGACGGCGATCCGCGCCGGACGCCGCGACCAGGCCGAACGCGCCCTCGCCGCCTGCGCCGGCCTGGCCCGCCACCTCGCCGCCCGGCCGCTGCTCCGACTCGCCCATCACCTGGCGGAGCGCGGCCGGTTGACCGACCACACCGGCTCGACCGGCCCCCCCGACGCCGTCCGTGCCCGCTTCGACCTCACCGAACGCGAGTCCCAGGTGCTCGCCCTCCTCTCCAACGGCGAGAGCAACCGCCAGATCGCCCGTTCCCTGTTCATCAGCGACCGCACCGTCGCCGTCCACGTCTCCCACATCCTCGACAAACTCGGCGTCCGCAACCGCACCGAAGCGGCCCTGGTCCACTCATCCCCCCGCCTCACCAAGGAGCGCGATGTTCAGCATCAGCAGTAG
- the betA gene encoding choline dehydrogenase: protein MTLQQYDFIIVGGGSAGCGLAARLSADPANRVLVLEAGRPDYPWDVFIHMPAALTFPIGSRFYDWQYESEPEPFMNGRRIYHARGKVLGGSSSINGMIFQRGNPLDYERWAADPGMKDWDYAHCLPYFKRMENCLADGGSAFRGHQGPLVLERGPVANPLFSAFFEAVQQAGYPLTDDVNGYRQEGFAAFDRNLRRGRRLSAARAYLHPVKERPNLDVQTRALVTRVLFDGKRAVGVEYSHGGTLHRVSGGRVILCGGAINSPQLLQLSGVGNAAELDALGIRTVQHLPGVGENLQDHLEVYVQHACKQPVSMQPAMKLWRRPFIGAQWLFLRKGPGATNHFEGGGFVRSNEEVAYPNLMFHFLPIAVRYDGSAPAGGHGYQVHIGPMYSDARGSVKIRSRDPREHPALRFNYLSTEQDRREWVEAMRVTRTILGQDAFAEFSDGEISPGPGVESDEQILAWVAKDGETALHPSCTARMGTDEMSVLDPATLAVHGLEGLHVVDASAMPYVTNGNIYAPVMMLAEKAADLLLGNTPLEPDTAEFYRHRRHQA from the coding sequence ATGACCTTGCAGCAGTACGACTTCATCATCGTCGGCGGAGGTTCGGCCGGCTGCGGGCTCGCGGCCCGGCTCAGCGCCGACCCCGCCAACCGCGTGCTGGTGCTGGAGGCCGGCCGGCCTGACTACCCGTGGGATGTCTTCATCCACATGCCGGCCGCCCTGACCTTCCCGATCGGCAGCCGCTTCTACGACTGGCAGTACGAGTCCGAGCCGGAACCGTTCATGAACGGGCGCAGGATCTACCACGCCCGGGGCAAGGTGCTCGGCGGCTCCAGCAGCATCAACGGCATGATCTTCCAGCGCGGCAACCCGCTCGACTACGAGCGCTGGGCCGCCGACCCCGGCATGAAGGACTGGGACTACGCCCACTGCCTCCCGTACTTCAAGCGGATGGAGAACTGTCTCGCCGACGGGGGGAGCGCCTTCCGAGGGCATCAGGGCCCCCTCGTGCTGGAGCGCGGGCCGGTCGCCAATCCGCTGTTCTCGGCGTTCTTCGAGGCCGTCCAGCAGGCCGGCTACCCGCTGACCGACGACGTGAACGGCTACCGCCAGGAGGGCTTCGCCGCCTTCGACCGCAACCTGCGCCGCGGTCGCCGCCTCAGCGCCGCCCGCGCCTACCTGCACCCGGTCAAGGAGCGCCCCAACCTCGACGTGCAGACCCGGGCCCTGGTCACCCGCGTCCTGTTCGACGGCAAGCGCGCGGTCGGCGTGGAGTACAGCCACGGCGGCACGCTGCATCGCGTGAGCGGCGGTCGGGTGATCCTGTGCGGCGGTGCGATCAACTCCCCGCAGCTGCTCCAGCTCTCCGGGGTGGGCAACGCCGCGGAGCTGGACGCGCTCGGTATCAGGACCGTCCAGCACCTGCCCGGCGTCGGCGAGAACCTCCAGGACCACCTGGAGGTGTACGTGCAGCACGCGTGCAAGCAGCCGGTGTCGATGCAGCCGGCCATGAAGCTGTGGCGGCGCCCCTTCATCGGCGCCCAGTGGCTCTTTCTGCGCAAGGGCCCCGGAGCGACCAACCACTTCGAGGGCGGCGGCTTCGTCCGCAGCAATGAGGAGGTCGCCTACCCCAACCTGATGTTCCACTTCCTGCCCATCGCGGTGCGCTACGACGGCTCCGCGCCGGCGGGCGGGCACGGGTACCAGGTGCACATCGGGCCCATGTACTCCGACGCCCGCGGCTCGGTGAAGATCAGGTCGAGGGATCCGCGCGAGCACCCCGCGCTGAGGTTCAACTACCTCTCCACCGAGCAGGACCGGCGGGAATGGGTCGAGGCGATGCGGGTCACCCGCACGATCCTCGGTCAGGACGCCTTCGCCGAGTTCAGCGACGGCGAGATCTCGCCCGGACCGGGCGTCGAGAGCGACGAGCAGATCCTGGCGTGGGTGGCCAAGGACGGCGAGACCGCGCTGCACCCCTCCTGCACCGCCCGGATGGGCACGGACGAGATGTCGGTGCTCGACCCGGCCACCTTGGCCGTGCACGGGCTCGAGGGCTTGCACGTGGTCGACGCGTCCGCGATGCCGTATGTGACCAACGGCAACATCTACGCGCCCGTGATGATGCTCGCCGAGAAGGCCGCCGACCTCCTGCTGGGCAACACCCCGCTGGAGCCCGACACCGCCGAGTTCTACCGCCACCGCCGTCACCAGGCCTGA
- a CDS encoding sarcosine oxidase subunit beta family protein, producing the protein MSHQLPSHQLPEHPDWLWRTPDPKRSYDVIIVGAGGHGLATAYYLARNHGITNVAVLERGWLAGGNMARNTTIIRSNYLCEESAALYEHALKLWEVLPQELDYDFLFSQRGVLNLAHTLQDVREGTRRVNANRLGGVDAEWLDPDQVREFCPIVNTSPDVRYPVLGATLQPRAGIAKHDHVAWALARRADAYGVDLIQGCEVTGFLREGDRVTGVRTNRGPISAGRVALAAAGHSSVLADLVGLRLPIQSHPLQALVSELLEPVHPTVVMSNHVHVYVSQAHKGELVMGAGVDSYNGYGQRGSFHLIEHQMAAALELFPIFARAHVLRTWGGIVDVTPDASPIIGPTPIENLYLNCGWGTGGFKATPSSGWVYAHTIATGEPHPLAEPFALERFTTGALIDEHGAAAVAH; encoded by the coding sequence ATGTCCCATCAGTTGCCGTCCCATCAGTTGCCCGAACACCCCGACTGGCTGTGGCGCACCCCCGACCCCAAGCGCTCCTACGACGTGATCATCGTCGGCGCGGGAGGCCACGGGCTGGCCACCGCCTACTACTTGGCCCGCAACCACGGCATCACCAACGTCGCCGTGCTCGAGCGCGGCTGGCTGGCCGGCGGCAACATGGCCCGGAACACCACCATCATCCGGTCGAACTACCTGTGCGAGGAGAGCGCGGCGCTCTACGAACACGCGCTGAAGCTCTGGGAGGTGCTGCCCCAGGAGTTGGACTACGACTTCCTCTTCAGCCAGCGCGGTGTGCTCAACCTGGCCCACACCCTCCAGGACGTCCGCGAGGGCACCCGCCGGGTGAACGCCAACCGGCTCGGCGGGGTCGACGCCGAATGGCTGGACCCCGACCAGGTCCGTGAGTTCTGTCCGATCGTCAACACCTCTCCCGACGTGCGCTATCCGGTCCTCGGCGCGACCCTGCAGCCGCGGGCCGGCATCGCCAAGCACGACCATGTCGCCTGGGCGCTGGCGCGCAGGGCGGACGCGTACGGCGTCGACCTGATCCAGGGTTGCGAGGTCACCGGGTTCCTGCGCGAGGGCGACCGGGTGACCGGCGTGCGGACCAACCGGGGCCCGATCAGCGCGGGCAGGGTCGCGCTGGCCGCCGCCGGGCACAGCAGCGTCCTCGCCGACCTGGTCGGGCTGCGACTGCCCATCCAGAGCCACCCCTTGCAGGCCCTCGTCTCCGAACTGCTCGAACCCGTGCACCCGACTGTCGTGATGTCCAACCACGTGCATGTGTACGTGAGTCAGGCGCACAAGGGCGAGCTGGTCATGGGCGCGGGCGTGGACTCCTACAACGGCTACGGGCAGCGCGGGTCGTTCCACCTGATCGAGCATCAGATGGCGGCCGCGCTCGAACTGTTCCCGATCTTCGCCCGGGCGCACGTGCTGCGGACCTGGGGCGGCATCGTCGACGTCACCCCCGACGCCTCGCCGATCATCGGCCCGACGCCGATCGAGAACCTCTACCTCAACTGCGGGTGGGGCACCGGCGGTTTCAAAGCGACGCCCTCCTCCGGATGGGTGTACGCGCACACCATCGCCACCGGCGAGCCGCACCCGCTGGCGGAGCCCTTCGCGCTGGAGCGGTTCACCACCGGCGCGCTCATCGACGAGCACGGCGCCGCCGCCGTCGCGCACTAG
- a CDS encoding sarcosine oxidase subunit delta, with protein sequence MLLIACPWCGEREELEFHYGGQAHVPYPADPEGLSDGEWAEYLFVRDNPKGPFAERWSHAAGCRRWFNLIRHTVTHEILAVQSNRPVAAGQPKPVLP encoded by the coding sequence ATGCTGCTGATCGCCTGTCCGTGGTGCGGCGAACGGGAAGAGCTCGAGTTCCACTACGGCGGCCAGGCCCATGTCCCCTACCCGGCGGACCCCGAGGGCCTGTCCGACGGTGAGTGGGCCGAGTACCTCTTCGTCCGCGACAACCCCAAGGGCCCCTTCGCGGAACGCTGGTCGCACGCCGCCGGGTGCCGGCGCTGGTTCAACCTGATCCGACACACCGTCACCCACGAGATCCTGGCCGTGCAGAGCAATCGCCCGGTGGCGGCCGGTCAGCCGAAGCCGGTGCTCCCATGA